Proteins encoded by one window of Elaeis guineensis isolate ETL-2024a chromosome 12, EG11, whole genome shotgun sequence:
- the LOC105055050 gene encoding uncharacterized protein isoform X2, whose protein sequence is MDKERSPDLMLRGRSSASRRFSPARRHPMHSSSPIVYNGSDGGDRERYGNVSSSWKKEKVRGSRSRNNEAEGKVGGGGSEGDPFRPPLTTTTTNNVTTRKRVRLHGKTSEDCDAVDPASVPRKLRSAINKRSNQSASPPLPDTRKKRHRTSNDTQLPNDVNKSEQTMSTNSMTKDEEEVAETLFALANMMPTFEPVEDKEDQKASEDMSNINATNASHSEGSVHPHPTHNPPHNNPDEDFFSETAKAEPALEHPVTVTGSPAIEQEPNKADKSHVHATLLLSKIEHAESTSSMNTANQLKSSGASSQYYSGNGSLQPTQNDALPALPMQKPDIVLWPFGYTGSAALKHELQPNKQRTDTGLNVGHREETDRSVCPGLPSSTQVPLTMLSTSKTAAWPGSATSNVGLNSTGNGLPTEERPAMPLNVMWLRKRCATHVYLTHLIRRPQNMERKSSLSVPPNQSKSKEGSNMGAPAANETAGLRNGLNCMASAGTNGSLMERNVHEARMQMLHSERLLRAQQAATLSETYAPQKQTCDILSLSAGGESSNPGSRVKLSGQPHYPFMHPQASHHSVMPFGFPHVPHMTPYPEKLSAAAAQQLQLPQYMGSTFYGPQMVHAGGTRLPQQQHQQPIWPTYLAHYRPPMGVPVRQNGRLHDMSRQPRARPPASAAISPSPAIVAHTGAYHPINPPQQQHLHVNPSLSSSSRTWHHLNSFLDNGGFLPEVTSPLQLLCNAQRS, encoded by the exons ATGGACAAGGAAAGATCTCCGGATTTGATGTTGCGAGGCAGAAGCTCGGCGAGTCGTCGTTTCTCGCCCGCAAGGCGACACCCAATGCACTCCTCCTCTCCCATCG TTTATAACGGCAGTGATGGTGGAGATAGGGAGAGATATGGGAATGTGTCATCGAGTTGGAAAAAGGAGAAGGTCAGGGGCTCGAGGTCGCGCAACAATGAGGCAGAAGGCAAGGTGGGTGGTGGTGGGTCGGAGGGGGATCCTTTTCGTCCACCActtaccaccaccaccaccaacaaCGTGACTACTCGGAAGAGAGTTAGGCTCCATGGAAAG ACATCAGAGGATTGCGATGCTGTGGATCCTGCATCAGTGCCTAGAAAATTACGGTCAG CTATAAACAAACGCAGCAACCAATCGGCATCTCCACCATTGCCAGATACAAGGAAGAAACGCCATCGTACCTCTAACGATACCCAGCTGCCCAATGATGTGAATAAGTCCGAACAAACTATG tcAACTAACTCAATGACCAAAGATGAGGAGGAGGTTGCTGAGACTTTGTTTGCATTGGCCAATATGATGCCTACTTTCGAGCCAGTTGAGGACAAGGAAGACCAAAAAGCATCAGAAGATATGTCAAACATAAATGCTACCAATGCTTCTCATTCGGAAGGTTCAGTTCACCCCCACCCCACACACAACCCCCCCCACAACAACCCCGATGAAGATTTCTTTAG TGAAACTGCAAAGGCTGAACCTGCTTTGGAGCATCCTGTCACCGTCACAGGAAGCCCAGCTATTGAGCAAGAACCAAACAAAGCTGATAAATCTCATGTTCATGCAACTCTTCTTTTGTCTAAAATAGAGCATGCAGAGAGCACATCTTCGATGAACACTGCTAATCAATTAAAATCTTCTGGAGCTTCATCTCAGTATTACTCTGGAAATGG ATCGCTTCAACCAACACAAAATGATGCCCTTCCAGCTCTTCCTATGCAAAAACCAGATATTGTGCTTTGGCCA tttggaTACACTGGATCTGCTGCACTGAAACATGAACTGCAGCCAAATAAGCAGAGAACTGACACTGGTTTAAATGTTGGGCATCGGGAAG AAACTGATCGTTCAGTGTGTCCTGGTTTGCCTAGTAGTACACAAGTGCCTCTGACAAT GTTGTCTACAAGTAAAACTGCAGCTTGGCCCGGATCTGCTACTAGTAATGTTGGACTCAATTCAACTGGAAATGGTCTTCCTACTGAAGAG CGTCCGGCAATGCCTCTTAATGTAATGTGGTTACGGAAAAGGTGCGCTACTCATGTATACTTAACCCATCTCATCCGGCGCCCTCAGAACATGGAGAGGAAGAGTTCACTGTCTGTCCCACCTAACCAGTCAAAATCCAAGGAGGGATCAAATATGGGGGCACCAGCGGCTAACGAGACAGCAGGGCTAAGAAATGGGCTGAACTGCATGGCTTCTGCTGGAACTAATGGTTCCTTGATGGAGAGGAATGTACATGAAGCCAGAATGCAAATGTTACATAGTGAAAGACTTCTCCGAGCTCAGCAGGCTGCCACATTATCTGAAACCTATGCTCCACAGAAGCAG ACTTGTGATATTCTATCCTTGTCGGCTGGTGGTGAAAGCAGTAATCCCGGAAGTCGGGTCAAGTTATCCGGGCAGCCTCATTATCCTTTCATGCATCCACAGGCCTCACACCATTCTGTCATGCCCTTTGGTTTCCCTCATGTTCCTCACATGACACCTTATCCAGAAAAGCTCTCAGCTGCAGCTGCTCAACAG TTGCAGCTACCACAGTACATGGGCAGCACATTCTATGGGCCACAGATGGTCCATGCAGGAGGCACAAGGCTCCCACAACAACAACATCAACAGCCCATATGGCCCACCTATTTGGCCCACTATAGGCCCCCAATGGGTGTCCCAGTGCGGCAGAATGGGAGGCTACATGACATGTCCCGCCAGCCGCGCGCCCGTCCTCCGGCTTCGGCAGCCATCTCTCCTTCCCCTGCTATAGTGGCGCATACTGGAGCCTATCACCCAATTAACCCCCCACAACAACAACACCTTCATGTTAATCCCTCATTGTCATCATCATCTCGGACATGGCATCACCTCAATAGTTTCCTCGATAATGGTGGATTCCTTCCTGAAGTTACATCGCCGTTGCAGCTGCTTTGCAATGCGCAACGCTCCTAA
- the LOC105055050 gene encoding uncharacterized protein isoform X1, whose amino-acid sequence MDKERSPDLMLRGRSSASRRFSPARRHPMHSSSPIVYNGSDGGDRERYGNVSSSWKKEKVRGSRSRNNEAEGKVGGGGSEGDPFRPPLTTTTTNNVTTRKRVRLHGKTSEDCDAVDPASVPRKLRSAINKRSNQSASPPLPDTRKKRHRTSNDTQLPNDVNKSEQTMSTNSMTKDEEEVAETLFALANMMPTFEPVEDKEDQKASEDMSNINATNASHSEASKEEDANNSQPCVANEVINLASCLEESISETAKAEPALEHPVTVTGSPAIEQEPNKADKSHVHATLLLSKIEHAESTSSMNTANQLKSSGASSQYYSGNGSLQPTQNDALPALPMQKPDIVLWPFGYTGSAALKHELQPNKQRTDTGLNVGHREETDRSVCPGLPSSTQVPLTMLSTSKTAAWPGSATSNVGLNSTGNGLPTEERPAMPLNVMWLRKRCATHVYLTHLIRRPQNMERKSSLSVPPNQSKSKEGSNMGAPAANETAGLRNGLNCMASAGTNGSLMERNVHEARMQMLHSERLLRAQQAATLSETYAPQKQTCDILSLSAGGESSNPGSRVKLSGQPHYPFMHPQASHHSVMPFGFPHVPHMTPYPEKLSAAAAQQLQLPQYMGSTFYGPQMVHAGGTRLPQQQHQQPIWPTYLAHYRPPMGVPVRQNGRLHDMSRQPRARPPASAAISPSPAIVAHTGAYHPINPPQQQHLHVNPSLSSSSRTWHHLNSFLDNGGFLPEVTSPLQLLCNAQRS is encoded by the exons ATGGACAAGGAAAGATCTCCGGATTTGATGTTGCGAGGCAGAAGCTCGGCGAGTCGTCGTTTCTCGCCCGCAAGGCGACACCCAATGCACTCCTCCTCTCCCATCG TTTATAACGGCAGTGATGGTGGAGATAGGGAGAGATATGGGAATGTGTCATCGAGTTGGAAAAAGGAGAAGGTCAGGGGCTCGAGGTCGCGCAACAATGAGGCAGAAGGCAAGGTGGGTGGTGGTGGGTCGGAGGGGGATCCTTTTCGTCCACCActtaccaccaccaccaccaacaaCGTGACTACTCGGAAGAGAGTTAGGCTCCATGGAAAG ACATCAGAGGATTGCGATGCTGTGGATCCTGCATCAGTGCCTAGAAAATTACGGTCAG CTATAAACAAACGCAGCAACCAATCGGCATCTCCACCATTGCCAGATACAAGGAAGAAACGCCATCGTACCTCTAACGATACCCAGCTGCCCAATGATGTGAATAAGTCCGAACAAACTATG tcAACTAACTCAATGACCAAAGATGAGGAGGAGGTTGCTGAGACTTTGTTTGCATTGGCCAATATGATGCCTACTTTCGAGCCAGTTGAGGACAAGGAAGACCAAAAAGCATCAGAAGATATGTCAAACATAAATGCTACCAATGCTTCTCATTCGGAAG CTTCAAAAGAAGAGGATGCAAATAATTCACAGCCATGTGTTGCTAATGAAGTGATAAATCTTGCTTCGTGTTTGGAGGAATCTATTAGTGAAACTGCAAAGGCTGAACCTGCTTTGGAGCATCCTGTCACCGTCACAGGAAGCCCAGCTATTGAGCAAGAACCAAACAAAGCTGATAAATCTCATGTTCATGCAACTCTTCTTTTGTCTAAAATAGAGCATGCAGAGAGCACATCTTCGATGAACACTGCTAATCAATTAAAATCTTCTGGAGCTTCATCTCAGTATTACTCTGGAAATGG ATCGCTTCAACCAACACAAAATGATGCCCTTCCAGCTCTTCCTATGCAAAAACCAGATATTGTGCTTTGGCCA tttggaTACACTGGATCTGCTGCACTGAAACATGAACTGCAGCCAAATAAGCAGAGAACTGACACTGGTTTAAATGTTGGGCATCGGGAAG AAACTGATCGTTCAGTGTGTCCTGGTTTGCCTAGTAGTACACAAGTGCCTCTGACAAT GTTGTCTACAAGTAAAACTGCAGCTTGGCCCGGATCTGCTACTAGTAATGTTGGACTCAATTCAACTGGAAATGGTCTTCCTACTGAAGAG CGTCCGGCAATGCCTCTTAATGTAATGTGGTTACGGAAAAGGTGCGCTACTCATGTATACTTAACCCATCTCATCCGGCGCCCTCAGAACATGGAGAGGAAGAGTTCACTGTCTGTCCCACCTAACCAGTCAAAATCCAAGGAGGGATCAAATATGGGGGCACCAGCGGCTAACGAGACAGCAGGGCTAAGAAATGGGCTGAACTGCATGGCTTCTGCTGGAACTAATGGTTCCTTGATGGAGAGGAATGTACATGAAGCCAGAATGCAAATGTTACATAGTGAAAGACTTCTCCGAGCTCAGCAGGCTGCCACATTATCTGAAACCTATGCTCCACAGAAGCAG ACTTGTGATATTCTATCCTTGTCGGCTGGTGGTGAAAGCAGTAATCCCGGAAGTCGGGTCAAGTTATCCGGGCAGCCTCATTATCCTTTCATGCATCCACAGGCCTCACACCATTCTGTCATGCCCTTTGGTTTCCCTCATGTTCCTCACATGACACCTTATCCAGAAAAGCTCTCAGCTGCAGCTGCTCAACAG TTGCAGCTACCACAGTACATGGGCAGCACATTCTATGGGCCACAGATGGTCCATGCAGGAGGCACAAGGCTCCCACAACAACAACATCAACAGCCCATATGGCCCACCTATTTGGCCCACTATAGGCCCCCAATGGGTGTCCCAGTGCGGCAGAATGGGAGGCTACATGACATGTCCCGCCAGCCGCGCGCCCGTCCTCCGGCTTCGGCAGCCATCTCTCCTTCCCCTGCTATAGTGGCGCATACTGGAGCCTATCACCCAATTAACCCCCCACAACAACAACACCTTCATGTTAATCCCTCATTGTCATCATCATCTCGGACATGGCATCACCTCAATAGTTTCCTCGATAATGGTGGATTCCTTCCTGAAGTTACATCGCCGTTGCAGCTGCTTTGCAATGCGCAACGCTCCTAA